Proteins encoded by one window of Topomyia yanbarensis strain Yona2022 unplaced genomic scaffold, ASM3024719v1 HiC_scaffold_19, whole genome shotgun sequence:
- the LOC131694897 gene encoding uncharacterized protein LOC131694897: MRDKQPGQQARLEKTSKIYKLSPYLDEAGVIRSDGRISAATVAASDTKFPVILPKAHPVTRLLVEWYHQRFLHANGETVVNEVRQRFHISQLRPFVRKVTKECALCKVKKPGLATPRMAPLPAARLQAYVRPFSYVGVDYFGPIGVRVNRSIAKRWVALFTCMTTRAIHLKVAHTLSTESCKMAIRRFIGRRGAPVEIRSDRGTNFVGSSNELKQEMGIIERQLAETFTNANTKWVFNPPGSPHMGGAWERLVRSVKTALAAMESSRTPNEETLATLLVEAESVVDSRPLTYIPLETAQQEALTPNHFLLMNSSGVTQTPKTLTDPRQPCRNDWNLCRTMVDQFWRRWVREYLPTIARRTKWFEETKPIEVGDSVIIVEEKISNGWIRGRVAKVVVGRDG; encoded by the coding sequence ATGCGGGACAAGCAGCCGGGACAACAGGCGCGGCTGGAGAAAACCAGCAAAATATACAAACTGTCTCCGTACTTGGACGAAGCAGGTGTTATTCGTTCTGATGGAAGGATATCTGCTGCGACCGTCGCCGCGTCTGACACTAAGTTTCCAGTAATATTGCCGAAAGCCCATCCAGTGACTAGACTGCTGGTTGAATGGTACCACCAACGATTTCTTCACGCCAATGGCGAGACTGTCGTGAACGAAGTGAGACAGCGTTTCCACATATCGCAGCTGCGCCCGTTCGTGCGTAAGGTGACTAAAGAGTGCGCCTTGTGTAAAGTCAAGAAGCCAGGTCTGGCGACACCCCGAATGGCTCCACTCCCGGCGGCCAGGTTGCAGGCGTACGTACGTCCATTTTCCTACGTAGGCGTCGACTATTTCGGACCGATCGGCGTGCGGGTGAACCGAAGTATTGCAAAACGATGGGTAGCTCTGTTCACGTGTATGACCACACGAGCAATCCATCTCAAAGTCGCTCACACACTTTCAACGGAATCTTGCAAGATGGCGATCAGGCGTTTCATCGGACGCAGAGGAGCACCTGTGGAGATCCGCAGCGACAGGGGCACAAATTTCGTGGGATCGAGCAACGAACTTAAGCAGGAGATGGGCATAATCGAGCGCCAGCTTGCCGAAACGTTCACCAACGCGAACACGAAATGGGTGTTTAACCcacctggatcacctcacatggGTGGCGCCTGGGAGCGTCTAGTGCGGTCGGTGAAAACCGCTCTTGCTGCAATGGAGTCCTCTCGAACGCCGAACGAAGAAACGCTGGCAACGTTGCTAGTGGAAGCTGAGAGTGTGGTCGATTCGAGACCGCTAACATATATTCCTCTGGAGACGGCGCAACAGGAGGCTCTAACACCGAACCACTTTCTTCTAATGAACTCGAGCGGCGTAACGCAGACTCCGAAGACGCTTACGGATCCAAGACAACCCTGCAGGAACGACTGGAATCTATGCCGTACAATGGTAGATCAGTTTTGGCGCCGGTGGGTGCGAGAATATCTTCCTACCATCGCACGTCGTACCAAGTGGTTTGAGGAGACGAAACCGATCGAGGTAGGAGATTCGGTGATCATCGTGGAGGAGAAGATAAGCAACGGATGGATTCGAGGACGTGTAGCCAAGGTCGTGGTGGGCCGAGATGGGTGA